The following are encoded in a window of Nakamurella sp. A5-74 genomic DNA:
- a CDS encoding DUF58 domain-containing protein, translated as MTSATARSGTDTAPRTSSVGVGGCAPQDDPAAPLPDAPARRVRRIGPTRRGVALLTLGVCCIVLGVLARYPGLIGLGIAAVVAVLVAVIGLVSKRSVALRRELPSGAVRRLDPVVAAVSPTARRGAGRGDEVELVERIDGVPLPATKMVIGQSGARLEYSIPTTMPGAVALGPTELRYFGFAGLSRMRLRDNSIASVLVLARMLPVRIPDNGALPVDIINGDEIEGGGTELRSLRPYIPGDDIRKVNARISARMGRLMIRQDSEPSISAVTLVVDNAAGTPPECFAEMLDVATSLAGAAIRQGLPVRWTARGRDGASDVDLDGLGITEQAIACLPLSQESVPRIGTTDLTIVVSGPDSGPGHLLEALTAADRGGLFVVAGLIAATDDDTDRGAAADGAGGVLIQAPTAETVLRRFAYLGSGAA; from the coding sequence GTGACGTCGGCGACCGCCCGGTCCGGGACCGACACCGCACCGCGCACATCCTCTGTCGGCGTCGGGGGCTGCGCTCCGCAGGACGATCCAGCTGCCCCGCTGCCGGATGCCCCGGCCCGCCGGGTACGCAGGATCGGGCCGACCCGGCGTGGAGTGGCGCTGCTGACGTTGGGCGTCTGCTGCATCGTGCTGGGCGTACTGGCGCGGTACCCGGGGCTCATCGGTCTGGGGATCGCAGCCGTCGTCGCCGTTCTCGTCGCCGTGATCGGACTGGTGAGCAAGCGCAGCGTCGCGCTCCGACGAGAGTTGCCGTCCGGCGCTGTTCGGCGCCTCGATCCGGTGGTGGCCGCGGTGAGTCCGACGGCTCGCCGGGGCGCGGGTCGAGGTGATGAGGTCGAACTCGTCGAACGGATCGACGGCGTGCCGCTGCCCGCCACCAAAATGGTCATCGGACAGAGCGGGGCCCGACTCGAGTACTCGATCCCGACCACGATGCCGGGCGCCGTCGCTCTCGGTCCCACCGAACTGCGCTACTTCGGATTCGCCGGATTGTCCCGGATGCGGTTGCGGGACAACAGCATCGCGTCGGTGCTCGTGCTGGCCAGGATGCTGCCGGTGCGCATCCCGGACAACGGCGCCCTGCCGGTCGACATCATCAACGGTGACGAGATCGAGGGCGGCGGCACCGAACTGCGGAGCCTGCGGCCGTACATCCCTGGCGACGACATCCGCAAGGTGAATGCCCGGATCTCCGCACGGATGGGTCGTCTGATGATCCGGCAGGACTCCGAGCCGTCGATCTCGGCGGTCACCCTTGTCGTGGACAACGCCGCCGGGACCCCACCGGAGTGCTTTGCCGAGATGCTCGACGTGGCGACGTCGCTGGCGGGTGCCGCGATCCGACAGGGTTTGCCGGTCCGATGGACCGCCCGCGGCCGGGACGGCGCCTCCGACGTGGACCTGGACGGCCTCGGGATCACCGAGCAGGCGATCGCCTGCCTTCCCCTCTCGCAGGAATCGGTGCCGCGCATCGGCACCACCGATCTGACGATCGTCGTCAGCGGACCCGATTCCGGACCGGGACACCTGTTGGAGGCGCTCACCGCGGCCGACCGGGGTGGGTTGTTCGTGGTGGCCGGCCTGATCGCCGCCACCGACGACGACACCGATCGGGGAGCAGCGGCCGACGGGGCGGGCGGGGTCCTCATCCAGGCGCCGACCGCGGAAACCGTGCTGCGCCGGTTCGCCTACCTCGGCAGTGGGGCGGCCTGA
- a CDS encoding AAA family ATPase: MTAAPQELQGSVSAPGLPGNVPRVEDRSEQPVTESDVAEFRMVFDRLCSAVDSVVVGRRRVVELVAVALAANGHVLIEDLPGTGKTTLARALAAAIGGSSSRVQFTPDLLPADITGGLVYEPGSGELAFRRGPVFTNILLADEINRAAAKTQSALLEVMAERTVTVDGVTHRVPDPFVTLATQNPLDADGTFRLPLAELDRFAIKTSLGVPDPDYELLAIDPLGSAGDVSRVTPVMTPADLANWSKRLRRLHVAPPVLAYIRDIGLATRAEPRLRVAVSTRGLKMMVGCCQVYAAAQGRHFVVPSDVQRLAEPLLAHRLVPAQDFRSTPAPVEEILADVVASVAAPRPQV, translated from the coding sequence ATGACGGCCGCCCCCCAGGAGCTGCAGGGGTCGGTATCGGCACCAGGGCTCCCCGGTAACGTGCCGCGGGTGGAAGACCGCTCCGAGCAGCCCGTCACCGAGTCCGATGTCGCTGAGTTCCGGATGGTGTTCGACCGGTTGTGCTCGGCCGTCGACTCGGTCGTCGTCGGTCGTCGGCGGGTGGTCGAACTGGTCGCGGTCGCGCTGGCCGCCAACGGTCACGTCCTGATCGAGGACCTGCCCGGCACCGGTAAGACGACCCTGGCGCGGGCCCTGGCCGCCGCCATCGGCGGGTCCTCGAGCCGGGTGCAGTTCACCCCCGACCTGCTGCCGGCCGACATCACCGGCGGCCTGGTCTACGAGCCGGGCAGTGGCGAACTCGCCTTCCGGCGCGGACCGGTGTTCACCAACATCCTGCTGGCGGACGAGATCAACCGCGCCGCTGCCAAGACCCAGTCGGCACTGCTCGAGGTGATGGCAGAGCGCACCGTCACCGTCGACGGCGTGACCCATCGGGTTCCCGACCCGTTCGTCACCCTCGCGACGCAGAACCCGCTCGACGCCGACGGCACCTTCCGGCTGCCGTTGGCCGAACTCGATCGGTTCGCGATCAAGACATCCCTCGGTGTCCCCGATCCTGATTACGAATTGCTGGCCATCGATCCGCTCGGTTCCGCGGGCGATGTCTCGCGGGTCACGCCGGTGATGACGCCCGCCGATCTCGCGAACTGGTCGAAGCGTTTGCGTCGGCTGCACGTGGCGCCGCCGGTGCTCGCGTACATCCGCGACATCGGTCTGGCGACCAGGGCGGAGCCGCGACTGCGGGTGGCGGTCAGCACCCGGGGGCTCAAGATGATGGTCGGCTGCTGTCAGGTCTACGCCGCCGCCCAGGGTCGTCACTTCGTGGTTCCCAGCGACGTGCAGCGGCTGGCCGAGCCGTTGCTCGCGCACCGACTCGTTCCGGCACAGGACTTCCGGTCCACTCCCGCCCCGGTCGAGGAGATCCTGGCCGACGTGGTCGCCTCGGTGGCCGCGCCGCGTCCGCAGGTCTGA